The sequence AGAGTGGACAGGTGTCCAGGTTCAGCATTGCCTGCTCCTGCTCAACTTTGAGAAGGAGCCCGTGAGGAAGCATTGCGAAACGGATGCTGCACTGCCAGTGCTCCAGTCACCCCTGTCCTGCTCCTAGGCACTCACTGctccctgcctgagcagggccaTGGCAGCGAGCGTTACCacccttggcagcagggtgctggCAAGAGGTCTCCGGCAGGACTGTGAATCAGATCACAGCCCCAAACGCCTCCCAGATCTGCCTGTTCGTACCACACTGTGCTGCTCTCTCGTGGCAGCTGAAAAGATGAAAGCTAAAGCTAAAAAAGACAGACTCGCAAAGAAGAACAGTGCAAGGAGAGCACTCAAGGCTACAGTTGTAGGCTAGGTGATGAAGAGGTCTGTGATTTATTCCGTCACAAACCGAGATCGTGGCATACGGAGTCGGGGAGATCCTGGCATCTGCTCATGCTTCAGAGCACTTAAGCTACTTCTTCTCAAGGAAGATAAAAGCAGCAAAGCATTATCCTGCCCTGGCAAACAGAAGGATGGGGATGGCAGCCAGGCCAGCAGCTCCCTACGGATCTCCAGTGAGTTCAGTTTGTGATGAGGGCGTGCAGAGAACAGGAGCTCCAGCTCAAAGAAAGAGATCAGGAATTTGCCTGGACCAGCAATTTCCACTAGTCTCTGTTTGTGACTGCATCATGCAAACCGAATGCCAACACACGCCTTGTTTATGGGCAGCTGGAGAGAGATCACAAGTAACCTGTGGGTAAGACGTAGCTGGGGAACTACTTGGTACGGCACAGCAGCTACTTCCCCCGGCCCCACCATCAGCAATTTTGGCAGGTCTCTGCACTAGCACATGGAGCCAGAATAGTTTTCTTAGGGCTGCATGCTCAAAGGCCAACTCTGAGAGTCCTTCCTAGTCTAGGTTGCTACCTGAGCAGCAAATGATCCTGGACTAACATAGACTGGACATCAGGACAGCCAGCTTGGGGTTAATTTTACAGATATGGGAATGCACAGAAGGAAACATCTGAGATATGGCATGCATGCCTCCATAAATAATGCAGCCTCTCCCAAGTATTTCTGGAGTGGTCAGCAGAGCCAGCCACCACAGGAATAAACCTCTTTACTTGAATCCCTTTGCACTGTGAAGGAAATTCAACTCCCAAGTCTACAGGTTACCTTGAGATGAGTTTGCTTTAGTGTAGGTTTTGCATCCAGCTCTTCCTGACCCACTTGGTTCCCCCTTGCTCCCAGGACACCTGGCCATAGCCCTAGCAAAGATGCAGAGCCATCGCAAAGCTCTTCTGACTTGCTGGCGCACTAAAGAGCTCACGTTTCCCTACCCCAGGTCTGGCCCATTGAGCTGATTTCTATTAAATGCATCTGAGAACACAAATCTATCTTTGAAACAAAAATCAATTCATTAAGAAGACAGACAGCGTCTACAGTCTGAAAGGAACAGCAAATGGCAGCTGCCAAAAATGTCAACGTTAAATGCAGCTGCCAGCTGGCATTTATTAAAAGGTAGTTAGACAGCAGCAGTGAACGGCACATCTTGTACTTGGGTaatctccccttcctctcccatccTTGCACAGTTTGAGGCTCTGATGCAGCAAGTCTCACTGTGACCTCCAGGACCGATAGCCTGAGTGTGCTGGATTTTGCTCACAGCCAGGCtttcctgaatattttatttattgccCTCTATCTAGAGAAGCCAGAACCAAAGAAAACAGCTGGTTTTGGATCCAGGACGATTACTACAGCAGGCTCAGCTATGTGAACAACTAGGGACCAGACACAAGTCAGCcaacttgttttttctcttgtttctacaGAGGATCTGGGTTGTCTTCCGCATGTGAATACCCAATGTTGAAATAGAAGGATGGAACATATGGGGAAAGGGGGAAATGGATAAATACCACATGTATTTGCTCAAGAAGCAAGGTGCATCAGCAGGGACTGCAGTATCCCATATCGTACACTCAGCAGAAAGGTTGAGCAGCTCTCCAAAACAGCTCTCCCATCTTGGCCCCATGTGCAATGACCCAGTACCACCTCCCACCCTGTAGGATTTCCCACTGACACCCACCTCTTTAAGACTGATGTTTGCAGTGTAGACCACGTTTGTCCCATCTCTCTTGAAGTGTGAGTGAGGCTTGTCCTTGAGGATGAAGACGATGTCAGCAGGGATGTTGTCCGGGGTGGCGTCCCCTTCTTTGGGGAATGTGATTTTGGTTCCCTCCTTCCACCCCCGTTTGATGACAATGTTTAGGATCTTATCCTCTGTCCGCATGGTCCGGCCATCAGCGTTGAGCCTCCTGCGGGTGATCTTCATCCTCTTGGTGGAGCCGTGGTAGATCTCTTCCAGGGACACCTTGAGCTCATGGATGACAGGTGGGTCTTGGACCTTCCTCCGCGTGTGCAGGGACTCCTGGTGCCGCCGGTGAACCCCGTTAATGCCATTGAAACCAAACCGGCCAAAGGCACTGAAAGGGTCATCATCGTCATCAATATCCATGTCTTCCTGGTCAAAGCCATTGAACACTCGGGAGCGGCTGCTAGCAAAGAAGATATCGAAAGGGTTGGAGCCTCCAAAGAAGGATGCGAAGGTGGCGTGGGGGTCTCCATGGAAGGTGTAGTGGAAAGTGTTCCCTGAGCCACCTGAAGAGCCACCTCCTGTTTTGAGACCTAGAAGAGAATGGGGAACACAAGACATTAACactccctgctgaaagctgctggttcTGCATGGCAGATGCGAGGCTGTGCTGGGAACCCATCACAGCTGCACTTTCCAGACAGGTGCAGGATCGGGAGTATGGTCTCCACCGGCTCCAGGCAGCCTTTCCAGCAGCTCCTGGTGTTGTCGGTCACCCCCTCCATCCCAGCTGCCCATGGAGAGCATAGACCAGGGAGGGATCACCTCAGCCCACATCACACAGTCCTGCCCCTACACCCAGCCAGCTCCATCTTAAAAGCTGCCTGGTTTTGTCCTGCTATCCCTACTGAAAGACCTGTTTGCTCTCTCTGGTTATGTTACAGCCTTTTCACTTAAAATGTTTCCTGATTAGTCCATTTAGAACATTTAGTATGTTCCTCTGAACATACTAGCAACAACTCTAGCCAAACATCTTCCCCGTGGATGAGAATGGGTACGGCTGAGAAAACTGTTAGTGGCCTGGGCTGGAAGGTGAGCACAAGGACTAGCTGGCTCAGGAGCAGATCTGCTTGCAAGCTTTTCCTTCCTGGTAATGAGGATTTAAGCCTGTTCAGAGAAATCCTGCACATTAAAGGGGATGAAGCATCCCACCAGACTTTTATCAGCCACTTCAAGCTGCATTTGGAGCTGAGCCGCTGCAGTCAATGTATTGGGTCTTTGACATCCAGCCAGTGATGCACAAAGCCCACGTTTGGGCGAGCTATCTGCTCTTGCCTGTTACCCAAAGTACCTGAGCTGCACTGACAGTCACGGGCTAAAAGCAGCACATTTAGCATGTTAGAAAAAGCTTTGAACTCAGTAAGCAACTGTACAGTCAGGACTTTTGTTGGCAGAGCACATGGAGGTCAGCAGACCTGCCCTAGctaatccccccccccagcatagTGAGGTGCGTGGGAGCGAAACAGCTCTCTGCACATTAGATCAAAGGGTCTGACCTGAGGTCCTAG comes from Struthio camelus isolate bStrCam1 chromosome Z, bStrCam1.hap1, whole genome shotgun sequence and encodes:
- the LOC104150890 gene encoding dnaJ homolog subfamily B member 5 isoform X3: MRNKYSAASSVAVMGKDYYKILGIQSGANEDEIKKAYRKMALKYHPDKNKDPNAEEKFKEIAEAYDVLSDPKKRAVYDQYGEEGLKTGGGSSGGSGNTFHYTFHGDPHATFASFFGGSNPFDIFFASSRSRVFNGFDQEDMDIDDDDDPFSAFGRFGFNGINGVHRRHQESLHTRRKVQDPPVIHELKVSLEEIYHGSTKRMKITRRRLNADGRTMRTEDKILNIVIKRGWKEGTKITFPKEGDATPDNIPADIVFILKDKPHSHFKRDGTNVVYTANISLKEALCGCTVNIPTIDGRVIPLPCNDIIKPGTVKRLRGEGLPFPKAPTQRGDLIVEFKIRFPDRIAPQTRQILKQHLPCS
- the LOC104150890 gene encoding dnaJ homolog subfamily B member 5 isoform X4, with amino-acid sequence MGKDYYKILGIQSGANEDEIKKAYRKMALKYHPDKNKDPNAEEKFKEIAEAYDVLSDPKKRAVYDQYGEEGLKTGGGSSGGSGNTFHYTFHGDPHATFASFFGGSNPFDIFFASSRSRVFNGFDQEDMDIDDDDDPFSAFGRFGFNGINGVHRRHQESLHTRRKVQDPPVIHELKVSLEEIYHGSTKRMKITRRRLNADGRTMRTEDKILNIVIKRGWKEGTKITFPKEGDATPDNIPADIVFILKDKPHSHFKRDGTNVVYTANISLKEALCGCTVNIPTIDGRVIPLPCNDIIKPGTVKRLRGEGLPFPKAPTQRGDLIVEFKIRFPDRIAPQTRQILKQHLPCS
- the LOC104150890 gene encoding dnaJ homolog subfamily B member 5 isoform X2 — protein: MPAILLFWSRAERNKYSAASSVAVMGKDYYKILGIQSGANEDEIKKAYRKMALKYHPDKNKDPNAEEKFKEIAEAYDVLSDPKKRAVYDQYGEEGLKTGGGSSGGSGNTFHYTFHGDPHATFASFFGGSNPFDIFFASSRSRVFNGFDQEDMDIDDDDDPFSAFGRFGFNGINGVHRRHQESLHTRRKVQDPPVIHELKVSLEEIYHGSTKRMKITRRRLNADGRTMRTEDKILNIVIKRGWKEGTKITFPKEGDATPDNIPADIVFILKDKPHSHFKRDGTNVVYTANISLKEALCGCTVNIPTIDGRVIPLPCNDIIKPGTVKRLRGEGLPFPKAPTQRGDLIVEFKIRFPDRIAPQTRQILKQHLPCS
- the LOC104150890 gene encoding dnaJ homolog subfamily B member 5 isoform X1, with product MFKIKLEPLKMSAWTLNVFVKFRNKYSAASSVAVMGKDYYKILGIQSGANEDEIKKAYRKMALKYHPDKNKDPNAEEKFKEIAEAYDVLSDPKKRAVYDQYGEEGLKTGGGSSGGSGNTFHYTFHGDPHATFASFFGGSNPFDIFFASSRSRVFNGFDQEDMDIDDDDDPFSAFGRFGFNGINGVHRRHQESLHTRRKVQDPPVIHELKVSLEEIYHGSTKRMKITRRRLNADGRTMRTEDKILNIVIKRGWKEGTKITFPKEGDATPDNIPADIVFILKDKPHSHFKRDGTNVVYTANISLKEALCGCTVNIPTIDGRVIPLPCNDIIKPGTVKRLRGEGLPFPKAPTQRGDLIVEFKIRFPDRIAPQTRQILKQHLPCS